A genomic stretch from Lysobacter soyae includes:
- the infC gene encoding translation initiation factor IF-3, translating to MVSEPGADEKRAPVLKPNGDCSISTNDNKQNRRNGEIRVPRVRVIGSDGEMIGVLSRDEALRAAEDEGLDLVEIQPNADPPVCKIMDFGKFKFDLQKKANEAKKKTKQQEIKELKFRPVTDEGDYQIKLRNMRRFLEEGDKVKVNIRFRGREMSHQDLGVEMAKRIEADLGEDIVIESRPRLEGRQMVMMIAPKKK from the coding sequence ATGGTGTCCGAACCCGGGGCCGATGAAAAACGTGCCCCGGTCTTGAAACCCAACGGAGATTGCAGCATCAGTACCAACGACAACAAACAAAACCGCCGTAACGGAGAAATCCGCGTTCCCCGCGTGCGCGTGATTGGCAGTGACGGAGAAATGATTGGCGTGTTGTCACGCGATGAAGCACTTCGGGCAGCGGAAGATGAGGGTCTCGACCTTGTCGAAATCCAACCCAACGCTGATCCGCCGGTTTGCAAGATCATGGACTTCGGCAAGTTCAAGTTCGATCTGCAAAAGAAGGCGAACGAAGCCAAGAAGAAAACCAAGCAGCAAGAAATCAAGGAACTGAAGTTCCGTCCCGTCACCGACGAAGGCGACTATCAGATCAAGCTGCGCAACATGCGCCGCTTCCTTGAAGAAGGCGACAAAGTGAAAGTCAACATCCGTTTCCGTGGCCGCGAAATGAGCCATCAGGATCTGGGCGTTGAAATGGCCAAGCGGATCGAAGCGGATCTTGGCGAAGACATCGTGATCGAATCGCGTCCGCGCCTGGAAGGCCGGCAGATGGTCATGATGATTGCGCCGAAGAAGAAGTAA
- the nadD gene encoding nicotinate-nucleotide adenylyltransferase: MSLRVLYGGTFDPVHAGHIAVAKHARDVLAAEVALLPAGDPPHKGPTLASAAQRVAMCDLAIAGIRGLRVDAREAMRDTPSWTFDTLVELREEIGFDLPVALLIGADSFLSLPTWKEWRALFGLAHFVVAERPGNVLQANTWPTELHEAASERIVQTPEELHQAAAGSVFMMNQPVFPHSSSEIRARIAQGGAWQTGVDPKVADFIESNALYRQ, translated from the coding sequence TTGAGTTTGCGCGTGCTGTACGGCGGTACCTTCGACCCCGTGCATGCCGGTCACATCGCGGTGGCGAAACATGCCCGTGACGTGCTGGCCGCAGAGGTCGCGTTGTTACCGGCGGGTGATCCGCCGCATAAAGGGCCCACGCTTGCGAGCGCCGCACAACGTGTGGCCATGTGCGATTTGGCGATCGCGGGAATCCGAGGCTTGCGCGTGGACGCGCGCGAAGCGATGCGCGATACCCCGTCGTGGACCTTCGACACCTTGGTCGAACTTCGCGAAGAGATCGGATTCGACCTCCCCGTCGCCCTGTTGATCGGCGCAGACAGCTTTCTGTCATTGCCCACGTGGAAAGAATGGCGCGCGCTGTTCGGCCTTGCGCACTTTGTTGTGGCGGAACGTCCGGGCAATGTCTTGCAGGCCAATACCTGGCCAACGGAATTGCATGAGGCCGCGAGCGAACGCATCGTGCAAACACCGGAGGAATTGCATCAAGCCGCCGCCGGCAGCGTGTTCATGATGAACCAACCGGTCTTCCCGCATTCCTCAAGCGAAATCCGCGCACGCATCGCGCAAGGCGGCGCCTGGCAAACCGGGGTCGACCCCAAAGTCGCCGACTTCATAGAATCCAACGCCCTCTACCGCCAATGA
- the holA gene encoding DNA polymerase III subunit delta, producing MEQKPEQLAASVTAQTLKPAYLIAGAEFLKVMEAADAIRAAARAAGVDGRDVFDSSPKDFDWQFVENATSAMGLFSSTKLVEVTVPTGKPGKEGAAMIEAFCANPPPGTTLLVLANEWSNKHAGKWSDAIGRVGVVSIAWPVKPHEFPDWIRARMRSRKVQATQAAIEQLALRTEGNLLAAAQEIDKLALLAGGDMIDEAGMETFVADAARFDVFRLLDSALNGDAPMVSRMVAGLQAEGTAIQALLGMVIMEVQRLTALAITQARGGNMSQEFKVHRIWDSKQAQYKRALARYPAAKWQGLLAEIGRLDRAGKGRAGDDPWLLLERVLLAVAEPRAHGLLRAHA from the coding sequence GTGGAACAAAAGCCCGAACAACTGGCTGCGTCAGTCACCGCACAGACGCTCAAACCCGCCTATTTGATCGCGGGTGCTGAATTCCTCAAAGTTATGGAAGCCGCTGACGCGATTCGCGCGGCGGCACGTGCGGCCGGTGTGGACGGTCGCGATGTGTTCGACTCGTCGCCGAAAGATTTCGATTGGCAGTTTGTCGAGAATGCCACCAGCGCGATGGGGCTGTTCAGTTCAACGAAATTGGTTGAAGTGACGGTGCCGACGGGCAAGCCGGGCAAAGAGGGCGCGGCGATGATCGAAGCCTTCTGCGCCAATCCGCCGCCCGGCACCACCTTGTTGGTGCTTGCCAACGAATGGAGCAACAAACATGCGGGGAAGTGGAGCGACGCCATTGGCCGCGTCGGCGTGGTCTCGATTGCATGGCCGGTAAAGCCCCACGAGTTTCCCGATTGGATCCGCGCGCGCATGCGCAGCCGGAAAGTCCAAGCCACGCAAGCGGCCATCGAACAACTGGCCCTGCGTACCGAGGGCAATTTGTTGGCTGCCGCACAAGAGATTGACAAGCTTGCATTGCTTGCCGGCGGTGACATGATCGATGAAGCGGGGATGGAGACATTTGTCGCCGATGCCGCGCGTTTCGATGTCTTTCGTTTGTTGGATAGCGCGTTGAACGGCGATGCGCCGATGGTGTCGCGCATGGTGGCCGGCCTGCAAGCGGAAGGGACGGCGATTCAAGCCTTGCTCGGCATGGTGATCATGGAAGTTCAGCGCCTGACCGCACTCGCGATCACGCAGGCGCGCGGCGGCAACATGTCGCAGGAATTCAAAGTTCACCGCATCTGGGATTCGAAGCAGGCGCAATACAAGCGCGCGCTTGCGCGTTATCCCGCGGCCAAATGGCAAGGATTGCTGGCGGAAATCGGACGTTTGGATCGTGCCGGCAAAGGCAGAGCGGGTGACGATCCTTGGTTGTTGCTGGAACGCGTCTTGCTCGCCGTGGCCGAGCCGCGTGCGCATGGATTGTTGAGGGCGCACGCTTGA
- a CDS encoding DUF998 domain-containing protein has protein sequence MIGIGTDKTRGFRDLPWPGILALAMFAAALFAAVRVAGWHVGLPISLAGSNLSKVAQEFNALGFVAPGMLMAFQALRSRMRMLESAGRGERFAMWLWMLSGMAFASMGVFSLDTRIGIDEGSNQHHAVAWYLWWSSAALGCIAAVFGREQRLRWFAVFAFVEILLGVWYLPSVAPVGVAQVFAVLAWMVWPFSRVGMLSRQKDEKSVI, from the coding sequence ATGATCGGTATTGGAACAGACAAAACCCGCGGATTTCGCGATCTGCCCTGGCCGGGCATCTTGGCCTTGGCCATGTTCGCTGCGGCGCTGTTCGCCGCAGTGCGCGTGGCGGGATGGCATGTCGGTCTGCCGATCAGCTTGGCGGGGTCGAACCTGTCCAAGGTTGCCCAGGAGTTCAACGCGCTGGGGTTTGTCGCGCCGGGCATGTTGATGGCCTTCCAAGCCTTGCGTAGCCGCATGCGGATGCTGGAATCCGCAGGCAGGGGCGAGCGCTTCGCTATGTGGTTGTGGATGCTCAGCGGCATGGCCTTCGCGTCGATGGGTGTGTTTTCTTTGGACACGCGCATCGGGATTGACGAAGGCAGCAATCAACACCATGCGGTTGCCTGGTATCTGTGGTGGTCGTCGGCGGCACTGGGTTGTATCGCGGCGGTGTTCGGTCGCGAACAACGACTGCGTTGGTTTGCCGTGTTCGCCTTCGTGGAAATTCTTTTGGGCGTTTGGTATTTGCCTTCGGTGGCGCCGGTGGGCGTGGCGCAGGTCTTTGCCGTTTTGGCGTGGATGGTATGGCCGTTCAGCCGCGTCGGCATGCTGAGTCGTCAAAAGGATGAAAAGTCGGTGATTTGA
- the thrS gene encoding threonine--tRNA ligase, with protein MINITLPDGSRREFENPVTVGEIAASIGAGLAKAALAGKVDGKLVDTSHRIDQDAALEIVTDKHPDALEVLRHSSAHLLAQAVQRLFPTAQVTIGPVIDNGFYYDFAFERPFTPEDLPAIEAEMQKIVKESLPVERSVMARDEATKFFRDMGEEYKAQIIESIPSDEPLSLYKQGGFTDLCRGPHVPNTDKLRAFKLMKVAGAYWRGDHNNAMLSRIYGTAWLNDKDLKAYLTQLEEAEKRDHRKIGKAQDLFHLQEEGPGLVFWHPKGWRIWQVVEQYMRKVYVDTGYGEVRCPQILDVSLWQKSGHWDNYQDNMFFTESEKRTYALKPMNCPGHVQVFNQGLHSYRDLPIRYGEFGACHRNEPSGALHGILRVRGFTQDDGHIFCTEAQIEQEVAAFHQQALKVYADFGFSDIQIKIALRPESRLGDDATWDKAEDALRSALGGAGVEWEELPGEGAFYGPKIEYHLKDAIGRTWQLGTMQVDFMMPGRLGAEYVDENSQRKHPVMLHRAIVGSMERFIGILIEHHAGHFPAWLAPVQAVVMNITDAQADYVRDVAQALAGKGFRVETDLRNEKIGYKIREHAMQRIPYQLVVGDREKEQGMVAVRTRAGEDLGSMPIESFAERLAAEHIPA; from the coding sequence ATGATCAATATCACGCTCCCGGACGGCAGCCGCCGCGAATTCGAAAACCCTGTCACTGTCGGCGAAATTGCCGCGTCCATCGGTGCCGGTCTTGCCAAGGCCGCTTTGGCCGGAAAAGTGGACGGCAAGCTGGTCGATACCAGCCATCGCATTGACCAAGACGCAGCGCTGGAAATCGTCACCGACAAGCACCCCGACGCCCTTGAAGTCCTGCGCCATTCCAGCGCGCACTTGTTGGCCCAGGCGGTGCAACGCTTGTTCCCCACGGCGCAGGTCACCATCGGTCCGGTGATCGACAACGGCTTCTATTACGACTTCGCCTTCGAACGCCCGTTCACCCCGGAAGACTTGCCGGCCATTGAAGCCGAAATGCAAAAAATCGTGAAGGAGTCGCTGCCGGTCGAACGCAGTGTCATGGCGCGTGATGAAGCGACGAAATTCTTCCGCGACATGGGCGAAGAGTACAAGGCGCAAATCATCGAATCGATTCCGTCGGACGAACCGCTCTCGCTGTACAAGCAAGGCGGATTTACCGATTTGTGCCGCGGCCCGCACGTGCCGAACACCGACAAACTGCGCGCTTTCAAGTTGATGAAAGTGGCCGGTGCCTATTGGCGCGGTGATCACAACAACGCGATGCTGTCCCGCATCTACGGGACGGCCTGGTTGAATGACAAAGATCTCAAGGCCTACCTCACGCAATTGGAAGAAGCCGAGAAGCGCGATCACCGCAAGATCGGCAAGGCGCAAGATCTCTTCCATCTTCAAGAAGAAGGCCCCGGTCTGGTGTTCTGGCATCCGAAGGGCTGGCGCATTTGGCAGGTGGTCGAGCAATACATGCGCAAGGTCTATGTCGACACCGGCTATGGCGAAGTGCGTTGCCCGCAAATTCTCGATGTGTCGTTGTGGCAAAAGTCCGGCCACTGGGACAACTATCAGGACAACATGTTTTTCACCGAATCGGAAAAGCGCACCTATGCGCTCAAGCCGATGAACTGTCCGGGTCACGTGCAAGTCTTCAATCAAGGCTTGCATAGCTACCGTGACTTGCCGATCCGTTACGGCGAGTTCGGCGCCTGCCATCGCAACGAACCGTCGGGTGCGTTGCACGGCATCTTGCGCGTGCGCGGTTTCACCCAGGACGATGGCCATATCTTCTGCACCGAAGCGCAAATCGAACAAGAAGTGGCGGCATTCCACCAGCAAGCGCTTAAGGTCTATGCCGATTTCGGCTTCAGCGATATCCAAATCAAGATCGCCTTGCGTCCGGAATCGCGTCTGGGCGACGATGCCACCTGGGACAAGGCCGAAGATGCCCTGCGTAGCGCACTTGGCGGCGCCGGTGTGGAATGGGAAGAGCTTCCGGGCGAAGGGGCGTTTTATGGTCCCAAGATCGAATACCACTTGAAGGACGCGATCGGCCGCACGTGGCAGCTGGGCACCATGCAGGTGGACTTCATGATGCCGGGCCGTCTGGGCGCCGAATACGTTGACGAAAACAGCCAGCGGAAGCACCCGGTCATGCTGCACCGCGCGATCGTCGGGTCCATGGAGCGCTTCATCGGCATTCTGATTGAGCACCATGCGGGTCATTTCCCGGCATGGTTGGCGCCTGTTCAGGCCGTTGTCATGAACATCACCGACGCCCAAGCCGACTACGTCCGCGACGTTGCCCAGGCACTTGCCGGCAAGGGCTTCCGTGTCGAGACCGACCTGCGCAACGAGAAAATCGGCTACAAAATCCGCGAACACGCCATGCAGCGCATCCCCTATCAATTGGTGGTGGGCGACCGTGAGAAGGAGCAGGGCATGGTGGCGGTCCGGACCCGAGCCGGCGAAGACCTCGGCAGCATGCCGATTGAATCGTTTGCCGAACGCCTCGCAGCGGAGCACATTCCGGCATAA
- the leuS gene encoding leucine--tRNA ligase: MNTQVAPDPSHYDPRSIESAAQNFWSASRAYEVSETGDKPKYYCLSMLPYPSGALHVGHVRNYTIGDVISRYKRMTGFNVLQPMGWDAFGLPAENAAIKNKTAPAKWTYANIAHMRTQLQSMGYAIDWSREFATCRPDYYVHEQRMFVRLMKKGIAYRKNSVVNWDPIDQTVLANEQVIDGRGWRTGALIEKREIPQWFLRITDYAQDLLDGLDTLDGWPDSVKTMQRNWIGRSEGLEVQFRVEGEEAPLCVFTTRPDTLMGVTFLSIAGEHPLAQKAAAGNPEIAAFVASLKQGGVSEAEQETQEKRGIATGLWATHPITGEDLPIYIANFVLMGYGTGAVMAVPAHDQRDWEFAKAYGLPIRPVVVPVSVRDALAEVTADEHSHADIMQAALGAQTSLDVYEKDAAVQVISEYLRKINDEAAYTERGFLINSGEYNGMDYAAAFEALARNFEEDGRGRVQVNYRLRDWGVSRQRYWGCPIPVIYCADCGAVPVPEDQLPVRLPEDVEDAFAAGQVVSPIKADPEWRKCTCPTCGKPAERETDTFDTFMESSWYYARYTSPGANEMVDERAKYWLPVDQYIGGIEHAILHLMYFRFYNKLLHEAGMVPASEPATHLLTQGMVIADTFFRDGGDGRKEWINPADVDIQRDERGKVIGAVSIQDGSPVHIGGTEKMSKSKNNGVDPQVLVDKYGADTVRLFSMFAAPPEQSLEWSDAGVEGMARFLRRVWRDVVTHASQPDHPEVDTSALNAAQKQMRRHVHETIQKVGDDFGRRHSFNTAIASMMELLNHVNKFDDMSDQGRAIRHEAFETIVLMLNPVTPHISHRLWQVLGHPETVLEDVPFPTVDPDALVRDSLKLAVQLNGKLRGTLEVAQGADTASIEAMALAEPGVVANLNGMTIRKVIVVPGRVVNIVAS, from the coding sequence GTGAACACGCAAGTAGCCCCTGATCCCTCGCATTACGATCCCCGCAGCATCGAATCCGCCGCGCAGAATTTCTGGTCCGCCAGTCGCGCCTATGAAGTGAGCGAAACGGGCGACAAGCCGAAGTATTACTGCTTGTCGATGTTGCCGTACCCGAGTGGTGCTTTGCATGTGGGTCACGTGCGCAATTACACCATCGGCGATGTGATTTCGCGTTACAAACGCATGACCGGTTTCAACGTGTTGCAGCCGATGGGCTGGGATGCGTTCGGTCTTCCGGCGGAAAACGCGGCGATCAAAAACAAGACCGCGCCCGCGAAGTGGACCTACGCAAACATTGCGCACATGCGTACACAGTTGCAGTCCATGGGCTACGCCATCGATTGGAGTCGCGAATTCGCCACCTGCCGCCCCGACTATTACGTGCATGAGCAACGCATGTTCGTGCGCTTGATGAAAAAGGGCATCGCCTATCGCAAGAACAGCGTCGTCAATTGGGATCCGATCGACCAAACCGTGCTGGCCAATGAGCAAGTCATTGACGGTCGCGGCTGGCGAACCGGCGCCTTGATCGAAAAGCGCGAAATTCCACAGTGGTTCCTGCGCATCACCGATTACGCGCAAGATTTGCTCGACGGTTTGGACACGCTCGACGGCTGGCCGGATTCGGTCAAGACCATGCAGCGCAATTGGATCGGCCGCAGCGAAGGCTTGGAGGTTCAGTTCCGCGTCGAAGGCGAAGAAGCACCGCTGTGTGTCTTCACCACCCGTCCCGACACGCTGATGGGCGTGACCTTCCTCAGCATTGCCGGTGAACATCCGTTGGCACAGAAGGCGGCCGCCGGGAATCCGGAGATCGCCGCTTTCGTGGCATCGTTGAAGCAGGGCGGCGTTTCGGAAGCCGAGCAGGAAACGCAAGAAAAGCGCGGCATTGCCACAGGGCTTTGGGCGACCCATCCGATCACCGGTGAAGACCTGCCGATCTACATCGCGAACTTTGTCTTGATGGGCTACGGCACCGGTGCGGTGATGGCCGTGCCTGCGCATGATCAGCGCGATTGGGAATTTGCCAAGGCCTACGGCTTGCCGATCCGGCCGGTGGTGGTGCCGGTGTCGGTACGCGACGCCCTGGCCGAAGTCACCGCCGACGAGCATTCGCATGCCGACATCATGCAAGCGGCATTGGGCGCACAAACCTCGCTGGACGTCTACGAGAAAGATGCCGCGGTGCAGGTGATTTCCGAGTACCTGCGCAAGATCAACGATGAAGCCGCCTACACGGAGCGTGGATTCCTGATCAATTCCGGCGAATACAACGGCATGGATTACGCCGCCGCGTTCGAAGCGCTGGCGCGCAATTTCGAAGAGGACGGTCGCGGACGCGTACAAGTCAATTACCGCTTGCGCGATTGGGGTGTGAGCCGTCAACGCTATTGGGGTTGCCCGATTCCGGTGATCTATTGCGCCGACTGCGGCGCCGTACCGGTACCTGAAGACCAGTTGCCGGTGCGACTGCCTGAAGATGTCGAGGATGCCTTCGCCGCCGGTCAGGTCGTGTCACCCATCAAGGCGGATCCGGAATGGCGCAAATGTACGTGTCCGACCTGCGGCAAGCCGGCAGAACGTGAAACCGACACCTTCGACACCTTCATGGAGTCGAGCTGGTACTACGCGCGCTACACGTCGCCGGGTGCCAACGAGATGGTGGACGAACGCGCCAAGTATTGGTTGCCCGTCGATCAATACATCGGCGGTATCGAACACGCGATCCTGCACTTGATGTATTTCCGTTTCTACAACAAGTTGTTGCATGAAGCGGGAATGGTGCCGGCGAGTGAACCTGCGACGCATCTGCTGACGCAGGGTATGGTGATTGCCGACACCTTTTTCCGTGATGGCGGCGACGGTCGCAAGGAATGGATCAATCCCGCCGACGTCGACATCCAACGCGACGAGCGCGGCAAGGTGATCGGCGCCGTCAGCATTCAAGACGGTTCGCCGGTGCACATCGGCGGCACCGAAAAAATGTCGAAGTCGAAGAACAACGGCGTGGATCCGCAGGTGCTGGTCGATAAATACGGTGCCGACACCGTGCGTCTTTTCTCGATGTTTGCAGCACCGCCGGAGCAGTCTCTGGAATGGAGCGATGCGGGCGTCGAAGGCATGGCGCGTTTTCTGCGACGTGTCTGGCGCGATGTGGTCACCCACGCTTCCCAACCCGATCATCCGGAAGTGGATACATCGGCGTTGAATGCCGCACAAAAACAAATGCGCCGGCACGTGCATGAAACGATCCAAAAAGTGGGAGACGATTTCGGTCGCCGCCACAGTTTCAATACCGCCATCGCATCGATGATGGAATTGTTGAATCACGTCAACAAGTTTGACGACATGAGCGATCAAGGCCGTGCGATCCGCCATGAGGCGTTCGAAACCATCGTCCTGATGTTGAATCCGGTCACGCCGCATATCAGCCATCGTTTGTGGCAGGTGTTGGGGCATCCCGAAACCGTGCTGGAAGACGTGCCGTTCCCGACAGTGGATCCGGACGCATTGGTGCGCGACTCGCTCAAGCTTGCCGTGCAGTTGAACGGCAAATTGCGCGGCACCTTGGAAGTGGCGCAGGGTGCCGACACCGCATCGATCGAAGCCATGGCATTGGCCGAACCGGGCGTGGTCGCCAATCTGAACGGGATGACGATTCGCAAGGTGATCGTGGTCCCGGGTCGCGTCGTCAACATCGTGGCAAGCTAA
- the pheS gene encoding phenylalanine--tRNA ligase subunit alpha: protein MTDNESLKQTALADIAAADTPEAIEALRVGLFGKSGSITAQLKTLGTLAPDARKLAGEALNAVRTEVQDALNARKQLLDQAAEDAKVRAERVDMTLPGRQAERGGAHPLTRALDRIIDIFARMGYDVAEGPEIEDDWHNFEALNFPPHHPARAMHDTFYFGDGRLLRTHTSGVQIRYMKDQQPPLRMIAPGKVYRSDSDQTHSPMFHQVEGLLIDEHANFADLKGTIAAFLRSFFERDFEMLFKPTYFPFVEPGADVVIKWELENGESRWLEVLGCGMVHPNVLQSAGIDPEKYTGFAFGMGVERLAMLRYGVTDLRAFFENDVRFLRQFA, encoded by the coding sequence ATGACCGACAACGAATCCTTGAAACAAACCGCGCTTGCGGACATCGCGGCTGCAGACACGCCGGAGGCCATCGAAGCCCTGCGTGTCGGGCTGTTCGGCAAGAGCGGCAGCATCACCGCGCAACTGAAAACCCTGGGTACCTTGGCCCCCGATGCGCGCAAGCTCGCAGGCGAAGCGTTGAATGCCGTTCGCACCGAGGTGCAAGATGCCCTCAACGCACGCAAGCAACTGCTCGACCAGGCCGCGGAAGATGCGAAGGTCAGGGCCGAACGCGTCGACATGACCTTGCCGGGGCGTCAGGCAGAGCGTGGCGGTGCACATCCGCTGACGCGCGCCTTGGACCGCATCATCGATATCTTCGCGCGCATGGGCTATGACGTCGCCGAAGGCCCCGAAATCGAAGACGACTGGCACAACTTCGAAGCATTGAATTTTCCGCCGCACCATCCGGCGCGCGCCATGCACGACACTTTCTATTTCGGTGACGGTCGTTTGCTGCGAACCCATACCTCGGGTGTGCAGATCCGTTACATGAAAGACCAACAGCCGCCGTTACGCATGATTGCGCCGGGCAAGGTCTACCGCAGCGACAGCGATCAGACCCATTCGCCCATGTTCCACCAAGTGGAAGGCTTGCTGATTGACGAACACGCGAACTTCGCCGACTTGAAGGGCACCATTGCCGCATTCTTGCGCAGCTTCTTCGAGCGCGATTTTGAAATGCTGTTCAAGCCCACGTACTTCCCGTTCGTCGAACCGGGTGCTGACGTGGTGATCAAATGGGAACTCGAGAACGGCGAATCGCGTTGGCTCGAAGTGCTCGGCTGCGGCATGGTTCACCCGAACGTGTTGCAGAGTGCCGGGATCGATCCTGAGAAATACACCGGTTTTGCCTTTGGTATGGGCGTCGAGCGTTTGGCGATGTTGCGCTATGGCGTGACCGATCTTCGCGCCTTCTTTGAAAATGACGTGCGCTTCCTGCGCCAATTCGCGTAA
- the rpmI gene encoding 50S ribosomal protein L35, whose amino-acid sequence MPKIKTHRGAAKRFRKTASGKYKCGHANRSHILTKKATKRKRNLRQTNHVRAEDAGRLDRMLPYL is encoded by the coding sequence ATGCCGAAGATCAAAACCCACCGCGGGGCGGCGAAGCGTTTTCGCAAGACCGCAAGCGGCAAATACAAGTGCGGACACGCAAACCGCAGCCACATCCTCACCAAGAAAGCCACCAAGCGGAAGCGCAATCTGCGTCAAACGAACCACGTTCGTGCAGAAGATGCAGGCCGTTTGGACCGTATGCTTCCCTACCTCTGA
- the lptE gene encoding LPS assembly lipoprotein LptE, translating to MIRKLLILVCFVVLAGCGFHPRGAMVLPEDLGPLRVVSSDPYSPLAESLSEAMTRAGAMPADPSLTTGVSTLEIHSERWGDIPIAIDQQGRALEFSLKYAVVFSMRDTLDKEIIPQQVVELSRDYVAPPADAIGRSSERDLLAKELRREMSATILRRIDTVSKRARAVEAAPQ from the coding sequence ATGATTCGTAAGTTGCTGATCCTCGTTTGCTTCGTTGTCTTGGCCGGCTGCGGCTTTCATCCGCGCGGCGCGATGGTCTTGCCGGAAGATTTGGGTCCGCTGCGCGTGGTCTCGAGCGATCCGTACAGCCCGCTGGCAGAATCGCTTTCCGAGGCGATGACACGCGCCGGTGCCATGCCGGCCGATCCGAGCCTGACCACCGGTGTCTCCACCTTGGAAATCCATTCCGAGCGTTGGGGCGACATTCCGATTGCGATCGATCAACAAGGCCGTGCGCTGGAATTCAGCTTGAAATACGCCGTCGTGTTCAGCATGCGTGACACGCTGGACAAGGAAATCATTCCGCAACAAGTCGTCGAACTGTCGCGTGACTACGTGGCGCCGCCTGCGGATGCCATAGGGCGCAGCAGCGAACGCGACTTGTTGGCCAAGGAGCTTCGCCGTGAAATGTCTGCGACGATCTTGCGTCGTATCGATACGGTGTCCAAGCGTGCGCGTGCGGTGGAAGCCGCACCGCAGTAA